The stretch of DNA taaatgcctgtcgatatttgccaaattttgtatattttacttatgcaaagaatagtataatgataatagtatagtttataaaattatgtatCGCTTGCATACCGGAACAAGATGATTTTACTAGTGCATTATCGGAGggagttacatttttaataattataatatttctaatagtCTATGTGATTGGATTATGTCAAACTTGACACATTTCCGTGGCATTCTGTTTTCCGTAAATTTACTTCAACTGATAGAGTCTGACACAAGGTATACTCCTTCTATCACGATCATTTCTCTTTGCGATCGAGAAATTCCAAAACCGCAATTCAATTTCACCCTACCATATTCCGAATGTCGAGGGCATGGTACTGGTGCCATTAACGGGTCTGAAACTAGCAGATTGAATGTTTCGATCGCAAGTATGagagttatttttcaattgctctaagagaacgtaatacgatagttctcctttcatctgggattgtagacgattaaaaaaacactttgaggactacatctttaacacgatacttgtaacaagatgatgaggaaaagtgggcgacatttatagtgtatcattcaacaggtcaaaatattcatacacaaaaagatttacagcttatttttcaattcataaacaatttaattttgcggtaaaaatttatgaattacggctttttctctttattttactccaactttacgtcccttgttcctgagaaaataaacgacgatagaatttccattgttatatatttaatttctatttgactcaaaatgagaaacgcgagatgtgaatagaatgaagagaaagtttcatcagctgattcatcgatctatgcagctatcggtgaatttaaaatgattttcgaataactatcctggataaatatttatttcgaaaataattcgttaaccaactatgtatattaaaaaataagcctcgaataatatttttctatataagcgttttttcattaccttcacgtttgacatgtaatatataaaatcctataaatatcgtccacagctttaacaccctgtatatcctttTATACCATGGCCAGGGTTGCTTTACGTTTCACTGACTGTTTGAAAACTAAGTTGGACTCTTTTAACGCATGGCACGAAACTCGTCACACGTTGTATTCGCTTCAAACTCGTTCACGAAGTTCAGGCGTAAATCTAGTCTGATTCATGGGACATAGAACATCGCGCTGAAGCTGCAGAGATCTTCGTAAAATTCGACAAACAGGGAATCGAAAGGAGTATATTACCAGTCACGAAATCACGAAAGCGTgatgaaatcgttggaaatgtttGTGAAATAACGAGGTTTCAGCGCTTCTGCGACGTGGATAAATTAAACTCAGATGGTGCAATTTCTTTCGAACGCAGTCGATTTCGTTCCATTTCTCTTATTTATCAACTCCGTGAAATATCACTTCGACACCACTTTTAGTTTAACTTCGCCGGTAACGAAGCAAGACAATACGTAGTTTCACAGACGGGAGAATCGTTATGGGGAGCCATAAAGTTTCGAAGAATACGATCGTGCAAGATACGCGACTCAGCTCGTGAAATTTACACATACGTTCATCGATGGtatcgttactacgtataaaacACTGTTTCCTAAGAAGATAAGAAATTCCTTTGGAAATCAAACGATGTAGAACGAGATTTCATTAATTCGTGTGTATCTGCGTTTTACTTCATTAGAAGAGCTAGAACTCCTTTTCAAGTATCGTTAAAGCGATATCGTTAGTATTCGATTAGTATCAGGACATCTATTACACATTCGATTCACGTGGAAATTAAACTGACCAACTCTATCAACTTTCATTGTTCGACTTCTGAAAAATTTGTTCGATAACAGTCGTCTATATTGGTACGAAACTGAAAAAACTTTTAGAAATTGGAATTACGTATTCAGCTTGCCTTCAGAATTATTTGTTCTTTTGAATGCTGCTACTTTACATTATAAACCCTTACATTATGATAGTCAATCTGGAATTATCTTTCCagctgtaaatttttatattgaaccATTCGTTCATTTCACCATTAGGTAGTTGAGGACTGCTGCTATACATGTCAACAATAGTAACCTTTTTCCATGGAAAATTGACTTTCTAAACAATTTGTAGCTTCTATTATAGTAGCTTCTATTCTAATTACTTTTGTATTGATTTCTCGTCAGAATATGAAGTTTCGAAATAGCATCGACGAGCATTTTCGAGTCGAACAGTTCTCAACAGCGTCACGCAGGCTGATTCTTTACCACACTTGTctcaacaaaattttttacataaaaactctgttctttactagatgtttataatatctgacaaaaaatcttattttttttaatttaggaaaagggactagacaaaaacaataaataattataatatttgaacggaaccaggaagtagggaaaatactaagggatatttggtaaacagacttttattcacatcgaattccctgatattaagtttctggaaaactgcatattatatatatttttaaaatgtttgtcccGAATCCTCATTCAAACGCCGCACTGTAGAACCTGAGAAAGTGGCCTGCAAACGTGCAAACGTAGCCCGCAAGCGTGCGAACGCGGCCAgcaaattctgatttttgtcctaAATCCTCATCTAAATGCCGTACCGTGCAGCGTTCGAAGTTCTCGCTGTCGTTGagtttatatcaatttaaaatgGTAGAAAGGTCATATAGCAAAGCGATCGATCTGATTAGTTTTTATTGTGCCGCGATTCGTTATCGAGCATCCAGATATGGACGCGTGGGTTTTGCATGGGACAAAAGGAACGGCGtatcggaaaatgaaaaatcacactATAGCGCAAGGCTTATTCCTTTCCATTTCcaactaaaatattttgaatgataaatataaaagagacttatttatttatacaacgtttgaaaatgaaaataaaatacataacgcatagacgtggatttattcttttacagaTGGCCATGAATTCGAATGTGACGAATTTGGTCCAGGAGAGTGTTTTCGTTCCATACATGCATCGCCCAGAAACGTACATTGTATCAGGATTATTCTTAATAATCCTGATAGTGGGTGTATTTGGAAATGGAATGATGATGATTACGTTGGGTGCGGATTCCACTGCAAGAAATACATCCACTGTCTACATGTTTTCGTTGGCTCTGGGCGATATTTTGGTAAGAAAGGACAATATGTGCATATATTATCTCTAATGTATCATTTAAGACCGACGTTAAAAAAAAGGATCTCTGACgtcgaataaaatggaaaaagatttcgtgcacgtttgagaaacgttcagatggacaagacgtgtcgaaagtttcctctcgtaaaatataaaatgtattcaaaatttcatagcataaattttgtaaaaacatatttctatatgaataattaactgGATAGAATTAAACTAATCTACTATTATTCTTGCAAGCTACAATCAAAAGATTCATCAGCTTATTAACACGGAagggataaatatttaattgtacttCTTGTGGTTATGATTCATACATCTTGAAAAAGCCATCTGCTACCCATTGTATTCCGcgtctaaatatatataataaatcaaaatgaatGTCCAATAAGTTGGAAATAAATTGCGACAAAGCTGGAATGGTAAAAACTAACAAGCCATGAATATTCCGAATATAGATGAGAAAaatctttccttccttcgtcgggatccttttttttacatttcgattTCCCGTCAATCGGAAAATGTTGCTAGGACCCCATGTCATTTGTATCCCggcaatatatcgaatttattcaGACTGTCGGATCGCGCGTATAAATCTGTCGCGAGCGAGTTCAGAACATCCGGTACTTTCTCCGTCATCGATTTCGCGTAGAATGTAATTAGGTACGATAACGCACGAAAGCATCTGAGGGCCCATCGTAGAAAATTTGTCTGGATATATATTATGACAGTTTTATTGTCATTGTCGACTGTCGtggttatattgataaaatgtattatatcgtacaaatacgcagacattactctttattatcacatataatatagaagaatttaagtctcctagaaatgtataattattcttgtataatacaatatatttttatatgatatagcgatttctgtgaattgtatgcttgaaataaatatcttgtaacttctatacatGTTCTTTAGTTTGTTACATATATTATCAATATGATCATAATAGTCtagtaacgaaatttcaaaattttttctatcacacacgtaatacgttcataaaaatctctagaaatattcaaatattttcataaataatttctaaaagaaGCACATGCTATATGAGACCTTGAATCAGACGTTAAAATTCCGTTGTTCTGGACACGTAATCGTGGACCAATAGCGAGTTCGATTATAAACGCGCTtattttcgtggatatcgagctTACTTTATGATATATGTAGCTATACATCTTGATCCATGGACAATTTATAGCCGGACGGAGAATAATCAAAGATTAATGCGATCCATACGATATCATCTgtgaaaatcataaataaatattttctcgattatagtgttcgaacgatcatgcttaaacaaaaagaaaatgtgtatttcacgattaacactgagaaaaaagtgcaacagcataattgagtgttcgatcatacgacgaaatttctacatcccgcatgaaattgcagaaaattcgcttaatctacattttttattataatattcaatacaaaacgttcctgttaatatcccccttttatctcgaaattcatcagagacgtccgtatttcagacgaaatttagcgagttaatgagggaatctttttttcgcaaattgagtgaacgttacacagtatgttaaaaggacgtgggatgtgaattcatcacgaatatttttaatagatttttctgtatcataatcgcggattatttttattttaattttctcgataacaatgaatcctgataaatgttttcctaataattttactatatgctcgatgccgtacaaatataatatcaagtattgtttattttatcgctctcacctatcgaaatgtcgaaggcgtcgttttcaacgaaacagattttcaaacgtttcccatatattcgtagaattcaatcaaatttcgcaaaattacagaaaaatattcaaataaaatttcgataaagggttttcaacgaaacagattttaaaacgtttcccatatattcgtagaattcaattaaatttcgcaaaagtacagaaaaatattcgaataaaatttcgataaagggtagattgaataacacgagtacaattgaccgtggaaatacaatacaataaaatacacgtgtatatttttaattttaattttcgtttatttcagGTGATCCTAACGAGTGTACCACTCACGTCTGTTATATTCACATTCGATTCATGGCCGTGGGGACAGACAGTTTGCAAATTATCGGAGTGCGTCAAGGATATTTCAGTCGGTGTCTCAGTTTTCACTCTGACCGCGTTATCAGCCGAGAGGTAAGTTGTCAAACCCAGTTACGGTTGAGGAAATTGTTGTCTCAGGGATAGGCTGGTCGTCCTAACTTTAGTGAAGTTCCGCCCCATTAATGGACCAATCGACTCTTTAATCAGTAATCGAAATGAAATCTCAAACGTCCAATTTCCTTTTCGCTATTAatcgttattaattaatttcgttattaattaagaaaatcaattaatttacattaataagaaagttcaacgttaaaataaagtataactgaagaattcatttaatcagacatcatttaatcttaaccctgcaatactgcatttataaacaatccaattaacgctatattgaaaattacatatcattttattaacacaacgcttatttccaacaaacgatacgttgctaaataattttgatttcttccatgtcaaataattatcaggatctatctgcatatttgaattagtatcgttagtgacgtttaataaaacagaaggcgttaaacacccttgtccaatagtaataaatttagtaataaagcaaataaaataaaataataaataaattgtaaaacagaaatctatatataatctaagatttctatcttgccaacatattaatattacagttggtacatttgttgcacgagacagctcggaacgtataaataacaaccatttctcaacagtaataaatacacgcacaacagccatctgtaaatgaaacatttaagtggggtataaattactccgttctatagtatttcagggttaaggtttcaataaaaattgatttacaaataaaagaaagatatgctcGTGTTGCATCGTAGGTACTACGCGGTTGTAAATCCTCTTCGGCGCCATGTAGCCGGGATGAAAGCAGTACCATTGGCGCTACTAATAGCTTGCCTTATTTGGGTGCTGGCGATTGTTTTGTCGATGCCTGCTGCTCTCTTCTCTGACGTGATGGACATCGACATAACAACTAACTCCAGCATCCACATCTGTAACCCTTTCCCCGTGGAATTGGGTGAGTATCTCACACGCTGAAATATTGGACATTTCTCCGTGTTTTCATTTCACACCCACGAagtcgtattaatttatttctcgttctGAAACGCAGGGGCAAGCTATAGGAGAGGGGTGGTGCTGTTCAAGTTCCTGGCTTATTACATCATTCCTCTACTCATCATAtcagtattttattttcaaattgttcGACATCTTCAACTATCCACCAGAAATATGCCCTGCGAATTATCTCCAATGCAGCGGCTGGAGCAAATTCGATCACGCAGAAAGGTAGagtgaatcgatattattatgaaattatacaattttcaagtaaatctaattttgacacaaaagttctatatttggtatacaaatatttggtatacaggtataccagtgaaaaggtgtagaacagagaaattgaaattgctacctgtatgatatttttatgaaattacactgcttatatatgcagtcaacttgcaaataaatttaaattctaataaattgttacttagaCTGTGATGTAAATTTTACTGCactccttttgcattcgttctcgctggcgtctcaactaacactacccttagcgtctctttgtcttttctcgtcccatcgaacacgtgtcccgaaaccccgtggccagggtcacgcaggctctttccacaaaactatccacttgaaaggcgCCACggttctcgccactttgtacacGGTTcagccgatatcttaggccttttgcccacgatactacaatatttttaaacggaCATATCGTAAAACTTGCTGACAAGCGCTAGTTGTCATGTCAAATCTTTGTCTGTTCTACACGTAAGATGatggaaaagagagaggaagagaaaatctTCTGTATATTCTAGAATTTAAGAAGTAATACTGTAATGCCTAATCTACATTTAACTGTTTATCTCAGATTTTTTACTGTCttactaaaaaatattctaatctaggtttctaataattaaattttaactaattaGACCAAGTACCAAGTTAGTTGTCCCAGTTTAATACGTATCTTTCGTTCTCTGTGATCAACAGGTTGGAAAAATGGTGATCTCCATCGTCCTAATCTTCTTCATCTGCTTCCTGCCGTATCACATCTTTATGATTTGGTTTCACTTTTTCGCATCAACGCTGAATGACTACAATAAATATTGGCATATCTTCAGGATTATTGGTTTTGTCATGACCTTCATCAACAGCTGCGTCAATCCTTTGGTTCTATATTTTGCCAGCACAACATTTCGCGTGAGGTGAGTATGACAAGATAAGCGACCTATCAAATGTCAGCTATTAAACCTAAAACATAGTAAAACGAAATAACAAGTCGAAGCACACATTCTCCttaaaatactatatatagaatggaaatgtttatgcaaatttatgttCTTACGAACACGATTAGAAAAATGGAACCTAAACAGAATTTTGTTCCACTCCCCTTCTATCTTTTTCcatgttatttaaatattttgaaatgcataaatatcagcattctaattattatattacattctgTACTACATGTTGCATGAAATGATAACATATCCATACTCATTTCACTACCTCTACATCATAACTGACCAAAGAAACAACAAAGCAGTATAAACGAGTACACGTCTGTAAACAAACAGGTTTGTAAACCGAAAACTCAAAAAAGCAAACAAACAATTGAAAAACAAACAGAAAGCTTTTCATATCTGAATATAAAGTTTCGTACTGATCGATGAACAACGTTTTGCTTACAGATTCAACAGATATCTTTGTTGTTTTCTGAAGAAGAGGAAGTCAAGCGTCTGTCAAGCAGGAACGAGCAGCGATGGTAATCGACGAATGAAATTTTCACAAAGGAAACGAATGGTTAGGCGAAGGAAATTCAAGGAAACCAGCTTCAGCTCGACGTCCCGGAGAAACACACAGGAACTGAACGCGACCGTTCCTCGCGAGTTAAAAAGTACCGAAGACACAAGACCGACCTAAGACTCTAGATcgtaattcattttttaaaacaatCCCTAGATGTCAACACAgcgaatattttgttaaaaatcaaGAACCATTCCCAAGTAGAGTAGATCTATGTTGAATGTTTCAATTATGTTTAATGATCAATTATGATTGAATTACTAGAGATAATGAATACATGTGTCAAATTCTTCATTGTAactataaatatttgtaaatctaTATGTGCAATcgtgataatttttttttttgatgtAAAGTATACCTTCAGCTTTTAACTTAAGAATTTTCAACATCATTAATTGTCTTCGATGTAAAATAATAGTGTAAtatatagtgtaatatatatatatgtcggagatgaaagaacgccggagctcctccttggattcgcgggaataccgcaactctgtaacttggattaaacgaatgccgctccgattgttcgagatttatgatcatgagcttgggctcgaggcgacaatcagtcgccgaacgtagccgcggtcaaagggatgaacgttttatctaacaaaggcacagagtaactctatacctctccttaaaagaaatagtcgtagcgatacgtggcagtaaatacttcaatagtttctatcccgcggcccgccacacgcagattttgtccttcgggtaagatgatcgccgggtgtcggcatgcctttgtggcgtatgtttagctaacgtaaggacccgctatagatcttaagatttagtcaagcgaagtccgtcaaatagactttgttgcaactacgggaagataggagaaacctatcctccacgagcgttgccccccgtcaacaacctcccctcaagggcggccagcatctctttcaaaacgccgatatggagatcgaccaattagcaacagcgctaatttccctctcctttggaaagaaagctttctttgacgaatccgaggatctcatatccttagacccacccaatatagttttcctcgacgacatcgtcgagacggagattcattctttcgtacgatctcatcgacgaatgacagtgccaccttacaaccagcgaatacatcacttctagttaataaagagttagacttgaactgtgcgagaacatacgtttaccatcccgtgaccgcggattcgtttcgaacctaaggtcatcatcactagtgcgtaatcttgttaataagcccgtgctaataaactctccattgtatcacggcaatggctaattccaacgaaaattcattaaacgcccatccccataatcctgactttaatccgacatcagaagtgggatcagggccatacgtaacgatggaacaactcatggccatcgtgcgccagataactcagccgcgagagcaaagaccgagtgaaacatctacgatcgtgccgcttccgcgttttaaccccggaagcttgggttctgacccagccgcatggtgtgcgactgttgacgtgatcatggaagaaaaacctttgcaaggcagtgcgctactttgtgccttgagtgccgctctagaaagctcggcagcgcagtggcttacacaagtacctgctactcaaatttcctcttggccaaagtttaaagaccgtttccttacacgctttggtgggaaagagacagccgccacgacgctatggaagatgaaaaaccaagcacgactggagggtgaaaccctgggagattacagcagccgtttacgttccttcctgatggcgaggtgggaaaggtgtaccaaggacgagatagtcaacgctaccgtgctccttcatataggttcacaggaccagcgcgtcctacggatagcactcacgaacgatatcaagaccgaggaccagctcacaggcgaaatgacagtgctctccgattctgtgaagaggccggcgtcttcagtaagcaactcctccgcgagtcccgaagctaaacggcataagccttctgactcccgacacaagtgctaccactgtggtagacacggacataaagcatctgagtgccgcgagaggacaagactggaggcggagaaacgcaatcgaaaatcaggggaaaaccgggctgccacgtcttcgaaggtgtcctgctacaggtgtaacgaggagggccacatcgcgcccaactgcccgaccttacgtagaggaaaccctgctacgaaagaggagcgacaggttaacttctgtgtggtggaggccccgaccggtaaattaagtcacgagggtgagtcgttcctgttttgttttgattccggagctgaatgctcattaatcaaagaatcggtagcttcaaaattttccggcaagagaacgaccgagatagtagtaatgcgtggaattgggaacacttgcgttaagagtacgacccaaattctgtccgccgtatgtatcagcggtcttacactggaggtaatttttcacgtccttgccgacaattacttaaaacacgatattattattgggtgcgaaattttaagccaaggcttcgacgtactcatgacgcgcaatagcctcgatatttgtaagtcgaaaacggttaatgtctgtaataatatcgccgaacctgcgatcgatctcaatgatgtagacaccgaggtactcggcgacgataaagaccgattgatttccattctcggcagattcaaaaactcgttcatcacgggtttcccacgtacccgcgtaaatacgggtcaattagaaatacggttgatcgaccctaacatcaccgtccaaagaagcccctaTAGACTTAGTGAGGAAGAAcggagaatcgtacgagcgcgaatcagcgaactactcagagctaacattataagacctagcaattcgccgttcgcgagccccatgctactcgtgaagaaaaaggacggttcggatagattgtgcgtagattttcgagcgttgaataagaatacggtcgcggaccggtaccccctaccccttatcgcggaccaaatcgcgaggttacaaacggcgaaatacttcattagcctggacatggccagcgggttccaccaaattcctatacatcctaattcggcggaatacacggcgttcgttacacccgacgggcagtacgagtacgtaacgatgccgttcggattgaaaaatgcaccgtctgtttttcagagggccattttcaatgccctgggcgaccttgcgtattcctacgtcgttgtctatttggatgacgtcctaattatcgccgactcaatagatcaagccttagagaggttggacatcgtgttaagtacccttgtaaacgccgggttttcgtttaacttttctaagtgctctttcctgaagacgtcgatactctatttgggatacgtaatccagaacggagaagtccgtcccaacccgggtaaagtatatgccttaagctccctacccgcgccgacgaccgtcacacagctcaggcagttcatagggctagcctcgtactttcggaagttcatccctaaattttcgcaattgttaaaacccttatacgcgcttacgtccggcagtaaaaatataacatgggcggacaggcacgaaaaaataagacaagaggtaatctccgttctgaccgacgcaccggtgttaatgctatttgaccccaattacccaatagaattacataccgatgctagctccgaaggatttggggctattttaatgcacaaggtggaaggtaaaaatcgagtagtagaatactatagtaaaagaaccagcctcacggaatccagatatcactcttatgaactcgaaacattagctgttgtaaacgccataaaacatt from Bombus affinis isolate iyBomAffi1 unplaced genomic scaffold, iyBomAffi1.2 ctg00000497.1, whole genome shotgun sequence encodes:
- the LOC126928040 gene encoding neuropeptide CCHamide-1 receptor-like; its protein translation is MAMNSNVTNLVQESVFVPYMHRPETYIVSGLFLIILIVGVFGNGMMMITLGADSTARNTSTVYMFSLALGDILVILTSVPLTSVIFTFDSWPWGQTVCKLSECVKDISVGVSVFTLTALSAERYYAVVNPLRRHVAGMKAVPLALLIACLIWVLAIVLSMPAALFSDVMDIDITTNSSIHICNPFPVELGASYRRGVVLFKFLAYYIIPLLIISVFYFQIVRHLQLSTRNMPCELSPMQRLEQIRSRRKVGKMVISIVLIFFICFLPYHIFMIWFHFFASTLNDYNKYWHIFRIIGFVMTFINSCVNPLVLYFASTTFRVRCQHSEYFVKNQEPFPSRVDLC